The window ACGACTTCGAAGGTATTTTCTTCGGGGGGCAGGAACGGCGGTGTAGGGCGCGCAGGCTTTCGCGTGTCTCCGGATCGGTCGCGGCGGACAGCCCTTCCGGATCGGGGCCGGGGGGAGACGATGGTTTCTCGAGCGCCGCGGCCTCTGGCTCCTCGACCGGTGCGAGGGAGCCCACGGCGAACCGGATGTCGCTCACCGGGATCCTTTCCCCCACGGTCTCCCTGATCCTCCCGATCATCGTGGTCTTGCTCATCCGGAGTTCCTGCGCCCACGCATGGTTCCGCACGGCGACCGTGAGGACGCCGTTCCGCAGCGACAGAGGGGAAGCGTTCCTGGAGACCAGCGGGCCGGCGATCTCCGGCCACCTTTTCCGCAGGGAGACGAGGAAAGCGACGTGCGGGATTCGCAACGACTCCAGGAACGCGTCGAGGATCGACGACAGAGGCGCCGCGTCCTTCCTTTTCACGTCCGCCCCCGGCGGATCCTGCGGACCTTTCCCCCCGCGATCTGCCCCAGCACGGCGCACGCGACGAAGGCAGGGATCCCCCACATGCTCACGTGGTTTTCAAGCCGCAGCCATGCGATGAGAGGAGCGGAGAGGTGGACGCAGACGAACCACCCGATCGAGAATCTCCGGAGCCCTTCCCGGG is drawn from Candidatus Deferrimicrobium sp. and contains these coding sequences:
- a CDS encoding DUF721 domain-containing protein is translated as MKRKDAAPLSSILDAFLESLRIPHVAFLVSLRKRWPEIAGPLVSRNASPLSLRNGVLTVAVRNHAWAQELRMSKTTMIGRIRETVGERIPVSDIRFAVGSLAPVEEPEAAALEKPSSPPGPDPEGLSAATDPETRESLRALHRRSCPPKKIPSKS